In Gorilla gorilla gorilla isolate KB3781 chromosome 12, NHGRI_mGorGor1-v2.1_pri, whole genome shotgun sequence, the following are encoded in one genomic region:
- the VAX2 gene encoding ventral anterior homeobox 2, whose protein sequence is MGDGGAERDRGPARRAESGGGGGRCGDRGGAEDLRADGGGHSPTEVAGTSASSPAGSRESGADSDGQPGPGEADHCRRILVRDAKGTIREIVLPKGLDLDRPKRTRTSFTAEQLYRLEMEFQRCQYVVGRERTELARQLNLSETQVKVWFQNRRTKQKKDQSRDLEKRASSSASEAFATSNILRLLEQGRLLSVPRAPSLLALTPSLPGLPASHRGTSLGDPRNSSPRLNPLSSASASPPLPPPLPAVCFSSAPLLDLPAGYELGSSAFEPYSWLERKVGSASSCKKANT, encoded by the exons ATGGGCGATGGGGGCGCCGAGCGCGACCGGGGCCCCGCGCGCCGGGCGGAGTCTGGTGGCGGCGGTGGGCGCTGCGGAGACCGCGGCGGAGCGGAGGACTTGCGAGCTGATGGCGGTGGCCACAGCCCAACGGAGGTGGCCGGGACCTCAGCCTCTAGTCCCGCAGGCTCCAGGGAGAGTGGAGCCGACAGCGACGGGCAGCCCGGGCCCGGCGAGGCAGACCACTGCCGCCGCATACTGGTGCGAG ATGCCAAAGGGACAATTCGGGAAATTGTCCTGCCTAAGGGCCTGGACCTGGACCGGCCCAAGCGGACACGTACATCCTTCACTGCCGAGCAGCTGTACCGCCTGGAGATGGAGTTCCAGCGCTGCCAGTATGTGGTGGGCCGCGAGCGCACTGAGCTGGCCCGTCAGCTAAACCTCTCTGAGACCCAG gtGAAGGTCTGGTTCCAGAACCGCCgcaccaagcagaagaaagaccaGAGCCGAGACCTGGAGAAGCGGGCGTCCTCCTCAGCCTCCGAGGCCTTTGCCACCTCCAACATTCTGCGGCTGCTGGAGCAGGGCCGGCTGCTCTCTGTGCCCAGGGCCCCCAGCCTCCTGGCGCTGACCCCTAGCCTGCCAGGCCTACCTGCCAGCCACAGGGGCACCTCCTTAGGTGACCCCAGGAACTCCTCCCCACGCCTCAACCCGCTGTCCTCGGCCTCAGCGTCCCCCCCACTGCCGCCCCCTCTGCCAGCTGTCTGCTTTTCCTCGGCCCCGCTCCTGGATCTGCCTGCCGGCTACGAACTGGGTTCCTCGGCCTTCGAGCCATACAGCTGGCTAGAACGGAAAGTGGGCAGCGCCAGCAGCTGCAAGAAAGCTAACACTTAA